The genomic DNA GGGGGTGTGGGAGAAGGCGGTCCAAGCCCTGGCCCGGTGGGATCGGGAGCGGGAGGGGCGATACGCCTCTCCCAGCGCCCTGGTGATGGATAGCCAGTCGGTGAAGACGAGTGAAAAGGGGGGCCCCGGGGACACGACGGGGCGAAGAAGGTCAAGGGGAGGAAACGCCAGATCCTGACGGACACGGGGGGCCGATGGCTGAAGGTGTAGGTGCACCCGGAGGGCGGGCACGACCGGTGGGGTGGGAAGGCCCTTCTGGAGGGGATGGACCTCGACTATTGGCCGAGGGCACGGAAGGTCTTCGTGGACTGGGGGTACCGGGGTTTGCGGGAGGTGGCTAGAGCCTGCTAAGAAGCCAAACATAAACCATCCAGGACTTTCGGCAAGAGCAGAATGGAGAAAGCCAGCCAGTGAAACCCCTTGAGGGTCTCGGCCAGACGTTCGTAGTCACGGGCCAGACGACGAAAACGAGCCATCCAGGCAAAACTGCGCTCGACCACCCAGCGCCTGGGCAGCAGAACAAAGCCCTTCTTGGCCTCGGCAAGTTTGACCACACACAGGGCAATACCCTCCTGGGCAGCGGCTTGCTCAGCCTCGGACCCCGTGTAACCCTGATCCACGAAGGCGATCTCCACCCGTTCCTGGGTGACCGCTTGGA from Meiothermus cerbereus DSM 11376 includes the following:
- a CDS encoding IS5 family transposase, with amino-acid sequence QAVTQERVEIAFVDQGYTGSEAEQAAAQEGIALCVVKLAEAKKGFVLLPRRWVVERSFAWMARFRRLARDYERLAETLKGFHWLAFSILLLPKVLDGLCLAS